One Pirellulales bacterium DNA segment encodes these proteins:
- the tnpA gene encoding IS200/IS605 family transposase codes for MSSTYLSLHYHMVFATKGRAPLIESSWRDRLHGYMGGTIRGRGGVPDEIGGVADHVHLLVGLKATHCLADVMRELKKASSVWVHDEIGAGNFSWQEGYSAFTVSPAREQVRRYIKRQEEHHRTKSFREELIELLEKSGIEYDPRYLD; via the coding sequence ATGTCATCCACGTACCTGAGCCTCCATTATCACATGGTCTTCGCCACGAAAGGCCGTGCCCCGCTTATTGAATCATCTTGGCGAGATCGCCTCCACGGATACATGGGCGGGACGATTCGCGGCCGCGGTGGAGTTCCGGACGAGATTGGCGGCGTGGCTGATCACGTCCATCTCCTCGTCGGGTTGAAGGCCACGCACTGTCTGGCTGACGTGATGCGCGAACTCAAGAAGGCGTCATCCGTTTGGGTTCACGACGAGATTGGCGCCGGCAATTTCTCGTGGCAGGAAGGCTATTCCGCGTTCACGGTGAGCCCGGCGCGGGAGCAGGTGCGTCGCTATATCAAGCGTCAAGAGGAGCATCACCGCACGAAATCATTTCGGGAGGAATTGATCGAGTTGTTGGAGAAGTCAGGAATAGAATACGATCCGCGATATCTTGATTGA
- a CDS encoding lysophospholipid acyltransferase family protein, protein MAQRSLPKRLWYDFLRILCRLVGVVVFGIRVRERRFVPGEGGALVMSNHQSHLDPVLVGLATDRRLNYLARQTLFRFAPFRWLIDSLDAIPLDREGLGLSGLKETLRRLKRGELVLIFPEGTRSRDGEVGKLKPGFCALARRANVPLVPVGIEGSYDSWPRTRPLPLPAAIHIQFGQPLMPAEIAQLDDDALVAEMARRIRACHAEARRLRCRALMMGGPNDILKGC, encoded by the coding sequence ATGGCTCAACGGTCTCTGCCGAAGCGGCTCTGGTACGACTTTCTGCGGATCCTCTGCCGGTTGGTGGGCGTTGTGGTATTTGGGATTCGAGTGCGCGAGCGGCGATTCGTGCCGGGCGAAGGGGGCGCGCTGGTGATGTCGAATCATCAGAGCCATCTCGACCCGGTGCTCGTCGGATTGGCGACCGACCGGCGGCTCAACTATCTCGCCCGGCAGACGCTCTTCCGCTTTGCCCCGTTCCGCTGGCTGATCGATTCGCTCGACGCCATCCCGCTCGACCGCGAGGGCCTGGGCCTCAGTGGCCTAAAGGAAACGCTGCGGCGGCTGAAACGCGGCGAACTGGTGCTGATCTTTCCCGAGGGAACCCGCTCTCGCGACGGCGAGGTGGGCAAGCTGAAGCCGGGGTTCTGCGCGCTGGCCCGCCGGGCGAACGTGCCGCTGGTCCCGGTCGGGATCGAGGGGTCCTACGACTCCTGGCCGCGCACCCGGCCCCTCCCGCTGCCGGCGGCGATCCACATCCAGTTCGGCCAGCCGCTCATGCCCGCCGAGATCGCCCAATTGGATGACGACGCGCTCGTGGCCGAAATGGCCCGCCGAATCCGAGCCTGCCATGCCGAGGCGCGGCGGTTGCGATGCCGGGCGCTGATGATGGGCGGCCCTAACGACATCCTGAAAGGATGTTAG
- the cmk gene encoding (d)CMP kinase: MIVTLDGPAGAGKSTTARELARRLGFRFLDTGAMYRAVALAAVERNLTWSDPAALVELAGRLSVELRGDRVFLDGADVTDAIRTSRITGVTHYAADNPGVRAILVEWQRRAAGSANIVSEGRDQGTVVFPQAECKIFLTASPEERARRRQHDLVARGEQIPLEKILAQQNQRDTRDASRSVGPMVPASDATTLSTDGLSPAEVVDKLESIVRQRMVH; the protein is encoded by the coding sequence ATGATTGTCACGCTGGATGGTCCCGCGGGAGCGGGCAAGAGCACGACGGCTCGCGAATTGGCCCGCCGGCTGGGATTCCGCTTTCTCGACACGGGGGCCATGTATCGGGCGGTGGCGCTGGCGGCCGTTGAGCGAAATCTTACTTGGAGCGATCCGGCGGCGCTCGTCGAGCTGGCCGGTCGGCTTAGCGTCGAGCTGCGCGGCGATCGTGTTTTCCTTGACGGCGCCGACGTGACCGACGCCATCCGCACCAGCCGAATCACCGGAGTGACGCATTACGCGGCCGACAATCCCGGCGTGCGTGCTATCCTTGTCGAGTGGCAGCGGCGGGCGGCGGGGAGCGCAAACATCGTCAGCGAGGGGCGCGATCAGGGAACGGTCGTATTCCCGCAGGCCGAGTGCAAAATCTTCCTCACCGCCAGTCCCGAGGAGCGAGCCCGCCGCCGACAGCACGACCTGGTCGCGCGCGGCGAACAGATTCCGCTGGAGAAAATCCTCGCGCAACAGAACCAGCGCGACACGCGCGACGCCAGCCGCTCGGTCGGCCCGATGGTCCCGGCGTCCGACGCGACCACCCTCTCGACCGACGGCCTCTCGCCCGCCGAGGTCGTCGATAAACTGGAATCCATCGTCCGCCAGCGAATGGTCCATTAG